The Bernardetia sp. ABR2-2B DNA window GAATGCTCTTTGAAGTCCATATACACCTTCACCATTTTCTATATCCCCCAAACCCGTTTCACAGGCTGAAAGAACTACTAATTCAGTTTTATCAAGGTTGAGGTTCATTGCTTCTTCGGCAGATAAAATTCCATCTTCTTCTCCTATTTGTGGGTTTTGGCAACCTGCTAATAAAAGACCACTTCTGAGTAATGGATTTTCCAAAAGAGTCTTGTCTTGTGCCTCTTGCAATGTCTTTACGTTACTTTTTGGAATTTCATCAATAAAAAAACCATGGGTTGCAATATGAAGTATCGTCGGATTTTGAAGTGCTTTTATATTTTCTTCTGTGGCTTCTTTGTTTTGAAAGAGTGTGGTAGAAATATTTTTTTGATTGAATAATTGATTTATCTCGTTGGTTTCTACTTTTGTTCCTTCCAATACAGGAATAACCGTTTGCGCCCCCACTACACGTTGTAAGCCATTCAAACTTCTGTCTGTTCCATTCACTTTTAGTGTATCTGTTCCATTTAAATTATAGGTTGGATAGCCAAGTAAAAATGTTTTATATTCTGCAAAGTTTTTATCTAAGTCTGTGTCTTTGCTTTCTTTATTTTTAAATTCTATCAAATCTCTACTGCTCGTAATTAGTTGTAGATTCTGTTCTTCTACCAAATAGTTGTTTGTTTTTGGGTTGAGAAGTGTATTGAGATTTAGTTTGTGATAAACTCCGTCTGGAGAGAAATAGATTTTGGAATACCCTTTTTCTGAAAGCTGATTTAATCTGTCTTGAATTGGTTTCCAATACTGATTGTACGATTCTTCACCTTCTAATTGAAAATCAATATTATTTTGATAAAATGAAAAAGCTCCATTTTCAAGTTCGTTTCCATTCTCTAAAACCAAAAGTTCTGGACTTTCTTTTGTTTCATTAGAAACTATTAAGGCTACATATACAGTATCTTTTGGATTATCTTCTAAGTCATATTTTATTAGATGAATTATTTCCACCACAGCTTCATTTTCTTTCAGATTTTGTTGTACATCTTGCCAATTGTATTCTTTCTGATTTGTATTTTGTTTGAAAGATTCAGATTTTTTAGAAATTTCTCGTTCTAGTTCATTGATTTGATAAGCTAGTTCAGTAATATTTATAGCCTTGTTTCGCTCTTTTATAGGGGTTTGGAGAAGGTTGATGTAGTTTTCTTTTTGTTTTTTCCAATCTTGGTATTGATTGATTAGTTCTTCGTCTCCACTACTTAAAATCTGTTTTTTCATTTTTTGAGTAGAAGAAAAAATAATTCCTTTTGTAAAAAGCTGTTGATTGAAAAGGTCTTGACTTATTTTTTTGTTGGTAGGGTAGTATTCGGAAACAAATTCCGTAAAAATCTCAAACATATTGGCTACATCAGCGTAATAAATTTGCTTTTCTCTCTCCGATAAAGTAGGAAACAAAAGACGAATTTGTCTTTTATTATTATCCATGGCATCTTTATAATACAAGTTGCTTTTTACATACAAACCTTGTTTGTGATATAAAAAAGCAAGATTGGCAGTAGTCATGATACAGGTAGGATGATGCTTACCAAGAGATTTTTGGTATATAAGAAGAGCATTTTTGTATAGTTTTTCTGCTTTTTTTAATTGACCCTGTGTAGCATATAAAGTACCGAGATTATTAAGGTCGTCTGCATAGAGTGGACTATCTTTACCAAATATTTTACGGTCAATTTTTATTGCTTTTTTAAAGTAAAATTCAGCTTTATCATATTTTTTCATATCCGTATAAAGATTCCCTAAGTTGTTACAAATAGAACTATAACCTTCATCTTTTTGCCCAAATTCTGCTTCATAGATTCGCATGGCTTCAAAATATAGTTTTTCAGATTCTTTGAGTCTTTCCGTGTCTGAATAAAGGTTGGCTAAATCTTCACAAGTCATCCCATACCATTCATGATTTTTACTCACTCTTTTCTCTATGATAGCTTGTAGGTTTAAATAGATAGGTTCGGCTTTATCATACAAATACTGCTCACAGTATAAATCTGCAAGTCCTCTCATAGCACTTAGATAAACCCCTCCTTCTTTGCTTGTATTTTCGGAGGTATTTTTTACTTCCAAAAAAAGAGGTTCTGCTTTTGTGTATTCCCCACTTTCTAAGTAAAAATTAGCTAACTCATAACAAGAGTGGATATATTTCCTGTGAGTTTTGCCAACTATTTTTTTATTTGTCTCTCTGGCTTCTAAAAATAATGGTTTGGCTTCTTGAAGTCTGTAACTATCCAAATAGACATACGCCAAATGTATTTTTACTTGTGTGTAGAGCGTATCTTCTTTTCCAAACTCTTCTTCAATTTTGAAAAGGGAAGCCTTTAAATATTTTTCTGCTTTATCATATTTTTCATCATCCAAATACTCTAATCCTATACTGTCTAATTCTTGATAAGACAGTTTATCTAAGTTTTGTGCATAGCAGACAGAGAATGAAAATGATACAAGAAAAAGACTAATTAAAAGTTTCATAAATGCTTAAATAAGTAAGTTGAATTTATTTTTTCGAAAAAGGTAAGCATTTTTGATGTAAAGTATAGACTTTGTTAGAAAATTCAAAAAAATCTTACGATTAGGAACACAAATATTTCTTAGCTAATTTTGTATTGTCAAAAGTATTTACGAACTTTGCAACTCATTCATTTACAGATAGATAGCGTTTTTCGTGAATATTCAAAAACTAGGAACAAAATTTGTTCACAAATGATTGATAAAGAAGGAAAAAAATTATAATTATTAAAATAAAACTCGTTAAAACCAAATGGTCGAAACAACAAAAGCCACTCGTTATAAAGTAAAAGACATCACTCTAGCAGAATGGGGTCGTCGTGAAATGCAATTAGCAGAAGCAGAAATGCCAGGACTTATGGCTCTTCGTGAAGAATACGGAGATTCTAAACCACTTAAAGGCGCACGTATTGCAGGTTGTCTGCACATGACAATTCAAACTGCTGTTTTGATTGAAACACTTACTGCACTTGGTGCAGAGGTTACGTGGTCTTCTTGTAATATTTTCTCTACACAAGATCAAGCTGCTGCTGCTATTGCTGCAACAGGAGTTCCTGTTTTTGCTTGGAAAGGTATGAACGATGAAGAATTTGACTGGTGTATCGAACAAACTCTTTTCTTTGGAGAAGGCGAAGACCGTAAGCCATTAAATATGATTCTTGATGATGGAGGAGACCTTACTAATATGGTTTTGGATCGTTACCCTGAATTAGTAGCTGGTATTGGTGGTATTTCAGAAGAAACTACAACTGGTGTTCACCGTCTGTATGAGCGTATGCGTAAAGGAACTTTACCATTGCCTTGTATCAACGTAAATGACTCAGTTACAAAATCTAAATTTGATAACAAATATGGTTGTCGTGAGTCTTGTGTAGATGCGATTCGTCGTGCTACTGACGTAATGATGGCTGGTAAAGTAGCCGTTGTAGGTGGTTATGGCGACGTAGGAAAAGGCTCCGCTGCTTCTCTTCGTGGTGCTGGTGCAAGAGTTATCGTAACAGAAGTAGATCCAATTTGTGCGCTTCAAGCTGCAATGGACGGATTCGAAGTGAAGAAAATGATTGATGCTGTTAAAGAAGCTGATATTATTGTTACTGCAACAGGTAATAAAGACATCTTGACAAGCGACCACTTCTTAAACATGAAAGATAAAGCTATCGTTTGTAATATCGGACACTTCGACAACGAAATCGATATGGCATGGCTTAATGGAACGTATGGAAAATCTAAAGTAGAAATCAAACCTCAAGTAGATTTATATACATTAGAAAACGATAAACAAGTTCTTGTATTAGCAGAAGGACGTTTAGTAAACTTAGGTTGTGCAACAGGACACCCTTCTTTCGTAATGTCTAGCTCTTTCACAAACCAAGTATTGGCTCAATTAGAACTTTATACGAATCGTGATAACTACAAAAACGAAGTTTATACACTTCCAATGCACCTAGACGAAAAAGTTGCTCGTTTGCACCTTTCTAAATTAGGCATTGAGTTAGAAGAGCTTTCTAAAGACCAAGCTGATTATATCGGTGTAACTCCAGAAGGTCCTTATAAGCCAACGTATTACCGTTATTAATAGTGATAAATTTTTAGTGATTAATTATTAATTACTGAAAATTTTTACTTGAGAAATCCATTAGCATTAATTTGTTAGTGGATTTTTTTATTCTTTACAAAATTTGAGACAACAGAAATAGTAAATTATTCGTCAATATAATATTGTAAACGAAGAGTGTTTTTTGTATAGAATTTGTGTAAATTGAAGTGATGATAAAACAGATTAAACAAATATTGAACTGGGGCGTAAAGGATGAACAAAATCCTGTTGAGCAAAGGCGTGTAAGGTTGCTCAATACTGCCTGTTGGTTGGGAATTATATCAAATATTATTTATGCTGCTTTCTTTGCTTTTTTACAGGATTACCTTCCTGTTTGGACAAACTTGGTAGCTGTTATTATTCTTTTGTGGTTATTACATCTCAATAAAAAAGGCAAACATCGTGTCGCTACTTTGGGCTTTTGCTTGGACATACCCATTTACTTTGTAGTAATGGCTTTAGGTCTTGGTAAAGAAATAGGATTGGAACTTTATTTTATTGTTACGGCTATTATGCCTATTCTATTTTTTGATAAGTGGAAAATTATTATTCCATTATTTTTGATGAATATAGTATTATTTCTTGGTGTTAAGTTTGGCTATGACTACATAGAACCTTATTTTCATCCTGCTACAAACTATTTTGCAGAGGTAAAGCTAAGTAATCGTATTAATATTTTTCTTTTACTCTTTATCATTATTGGTAGCTTTAAAGAAGAATTAGTTGCCTATCAAAAGAATATAGAAGAACAAGGCAAGATATTGAAAGAAAATAATGAAGAAATCAGTACCCAAAACCGAGTAATTGAAGAAAAAAGTAAGACACTAGAACAAACCTACAAACATATAAAAGACAGCATCACGTATGCCCAACGCATTCAGAATGCACTTTTAGGTAGTCCAACAGACATTACTAATTATTTTTCAGAAGCCTTTTTATTTTTTCAACCAAAAGATATTGTAAGTGGAGATTTTTATTGGTTTTATCAAAATGAAAAAAATACAGTTTCTATACTTGTAGTGGCAGATTGCACAGGACACGGCGTTCCAGGGGCATTTATGACTGTTATGGGAGCAAATTTTTTAGATGAAATAGTGAGAGAGCAAGAAACTTTTGAGCCTTCAAAGATTTTATATCAATTGGATTATAAAATTACGACAGCTTTAAAGCAAATTGATTCGAAGGTAAATGATGGAATGGATGTAGCTGTATTGGTATTGGAAAAAGACAAAAACGAGGTGCAGTTTGCAGGAGCTAAAAACCCTCTTTGGATAGCTCGTGATGATAAAATGATACAATATAAAGGCTCAAAATTTCCGATTGGAAGTGGACAGTATAAAACCAAAAAGCAATTTGATACAGAAACAATATCAGTAAATAAAGGAGATATTCTTTATCTTTTTTCAGACGGTTTTCAAGACCAATTTGGAGGAAGTAATAATAGAAAATACCTCAAAAAGAGATTTCGTGAGTTTTTGTTGAGTATTAGTTCACAAACAACTCAAATCCAACATAAAAAATTAGATGAAGAAATTAATACGTGGAAAGAAAATACATCACAGACAGATGATATTTGTGTAGCAGGTATTCGGGTTGTATAAACTGAATTGATTACTTTTTCCATTCTTCTTTAGCTTCTTTACTCAAAAGTAACATTGCAATTCCTATAAGAAATAAACTAACAGAGAAAACAGTAGAAACACCAAATACAATGTTCTCAAAGCTAGATGTATCATTATTTTTGAAGAAAAGATTATAAACTACAAAACCAAAAACTCCAATTCCTGTCATAAGAGAAAAGATAGAAGAAACCCAACTTCCTATTTTGGGAAAAATAAGAAGTAAGCCACAAAGAACAAATAATGTGGTATAAATTGGAATAAAAACATTTGGTAATTTATTAAAAACATTGTTGATAACCATCATAATAGCAAACATAAAAAAAAGCGTTGCTACAATACGATTTATTTTAAGAAAATAATTATGTTTTGGAACTGTTTTAGAAGATTTTAAGAAATCTGTATCCAAAATATTATCATTATCTAATTCGTATACTTTACTTCCTATTCCCACTTTGGAAAGTGCTAATAAAAAAATAAACAGCATAGGGGAAAAAAGCAATAACCCTAGTGCTAATGCTACTTTCATTTTCTGTACTACAACTACTACAACCAAATATTGAATAAGTATTGAGAAACTAACTAAATAATTTATTTTTTTTGCAAGTGCAATATCATCTTTCTGCCAAAACACAAATCCTGCTAAAGCAATACAACCAATTAGGAAACAAATTATAAGAGCAAGAAAATCATTACTTCTCATGAGGTTATACAAAGAACCTTCTTTATCTGTTAGTACAAACCCTACAAAAAAAGCAAAACAAAATAAAGCTATGGACAAATGAATAAAGGAAATACAGAAGTGAGCAGGTCTATTAGCTATCATAATTTATTGATTTTCAAGTTTATTTTTAGTTTTCCATTCTTCTTTGGCTTCTTTACTCAAAAGTAGCATTGCCAAAGTAATACACAAAAACAGAAAGCTCAAAACGGCTGTAGATAAAGAAATAACTAACTCAATTTTTTCTAAAGCATTATCAGGAAGGTCAAAAAGAAAGAATACACAAAAGATAACTAATATACCTACTCCTGATAAAATACTTACTACCGAAAAAATCCAACTTCCTATTTTGGGAATAAATAAAAGAAGTAAGCTACCTGCCAAAAATAAGGTAGGAATAAAGATAATTTCTTTTGGGGCAGAAGTTTCGATAAGTATATTAATTATAAAAATAGAGAGAATAAAACAACTAAATGCAAATACACGATGTATTTTCCAAAAAACAGAAGGTGCTTTGTTTGCGTCTTTTTCTGTCAGAAAATCTATATCTAATAGGTTAGAGTTAGATGTATCTCTTTGTATTGATTTTTGCAAATATTCTACGTTTCCTATCTGTGAGAAAGTAAGTAAAAAAACAAAAATAGAAGCTGTCAGAAGAGGACTTCCCAAAATTATAACTATGTCTGTCCTAGAACTGTTCGCTAGTGTTAGTAATATACATTGTACAATCGCCAAAAAAACTAAAAAGTAGCTTATTCGCTTTGATAAAAGGATTTTTTCAGTTTGCCAAGTTACGAACCCACAAAAAGCAACACTACCTATTAAAAACAAGTCTATAAATATAAATAAAGTATCTTTTTGTAATAGATGGGCTAATGAAAGTATTCGCTCAATTCCTATATACATCACACAAACAGAAAAGGAAAATAAGGATAATGCCAAATGCAATAAAGAAAAAGCAGTACGAACGGAATTGTTAGCTATCATAATTTATTGATTTTCAAGTTTGACTTTAGTTTTCCACTCTTCTTTAGCTTCTTTACTCAAAAGTAGCATTGCTAGGCTTATGCACAATGTAGATAAACCAAATAAACCGATAATAAAGTTAAATAGAATCAGCATTTCCATGTTAGTATTTAGATTTATAAGAGGTTTATAAATAATGAAAATTAGAAATGCACAAGGTATAGAAACGGCAACTAAAACACTAAAAAACGTAAAAATTAAACTTCCAGTTTTAGGTAATCTCCATAATAATACACTTATTATTAAAAATGGGAAAGGTAAAATGAATTTCCAATCTAATGATGAGTCAGTAGTGAGAAAGAAACTGAACAACAAAACTGATGATAAAAAACAAGTACAAGAAAAAATACGACTAATAGACCAAAAGTAATCTTTCTTCTTAACATCGTATTTAAAGCTCAAAGTATCATTATCTAAAATGTCTATAATTTTTTCATTCGTAGTTTGTACACTACTATGCTTGAAACATAATGTATTTGTAAAGTTGAACAGAAATAGGAAAAAAGCTGGAATAAAACTAATAGTGAACATACTTACAATATCACTTACTTGATTACGCTTTTCTAGCATAAAAAAAAATTGAACTAAAAATAGTAAACATATAAAGTAATTCAAGTATTTTATAGAAACACCATTATTAAAGTTTAGATGAGCAAAGTTAATAAAACAACTTATTGAAAGCAGAAGCAAAATTATAAAATTATGGACTGAATGACTCTTCACTAAATACTCAAAATTTCCTTCTTTTGTATATAAAAAAATGAACATAAAAATACATAGATTTAACAATGCAAGACCTAAATAAGTCAGAGAAATACTAAAATGACTAGATTTGTTAGCTATCATAAATGGCATAAATTGATAAATAAAAAAGCATTTTATTCTAAAGATAAGAATAAAATGCTTTTTATTAGTTGAATGCTTTATTAGAAAATAGGCTTTATTTCTTTTTAGAAAGTAACCATTCTTTTGCTACTGCTCGTTCCTCAAAATAACCAATCTTAAATTTATTATTGATTGCCATAAGTGATTTTAAAAGCACTTGGGCTGCAATACGCTGAAAAGTTGTGCTTGATTTTATTACTGCAACTTCAAAGTTTGTTCCTAGTTCTTTTTGAAGCATTGGCATAAATTTTAGTACCAACCAAGCTCTTGATTTAGAGGAAACTGCTCCTACATTTTCTTGGTTAAACAAAACCTTGGTATAACCGTGCGTTTTTTCTGAATCTAAGAGAAGTAAAAAAACTTCTTTGTATTCTTCTTCATTTATATCACCCTCCATCTTAATAACTATATATTCTTCTTTATTATTGACAAAAGAAGTAATGGATTTATCAGGGCTTTCGTAAAAAGGCATCATAACGGTATGACTGTAAGTAATGGCTGTTTGTGAGTGTATTATAATTTACAAAAGAACAAAATTTATTCTCATTTAACAAAAATACGATTTTCATGAAGTTTTTAACTAATTTTTAACTAAAAATTTCTCTCAAAAGTGCTATTTAGTTATTGTATAATTAATTTTTGAGTAATAATTCCTTTCTGAGTTTGGATTCTGACTAAATACATTCCATTTGAAGGGCGTTTTAAATTAATATCAAAATTAGAAATAAACGTATTTGGAACATCTTTTTGATAAATTATTTGTCCAATAGAATTATAAATTTCAATTGATTCTACTCTCAAATTTTGTGTTTCTAAACTAAAACTTCCTTTATTTGGATTAGGATATAGATTGACTAAATCATTTAAGTTTTTATCATCAGTTCCCAAGACTTCATCAGGAGATAAAATTACAGAAATTGCATTCGAATAATTCTGACCACGATTAGCTGCATAAGAAAGCCAGTCGCCATTTGATTTTCTTTCCCACCCTTTTCCTTCTTCTTTCTTTTCCGTAAAAATGGTAAATGTATTTAGGCTTTCATATTCTAGTTCTACGCTAACAAAAAACTGATTAGGAACAGCCTGTACTTCATCAAAAACAACTCTAGTAAACTGTCTTCTTCTAAAAATATCTCTGTCTATCAATGAATAAAGAATTTCTTGGCGATATAATTCTTCATTGGGTTTTCCATCAGCATCTACTGACCAAACCACAACATCAAAAGTTGTGTTGAGATTTCTTATGGCTGCATCTGCGAAAAAAATATCTACGGCATAGAGTTTATCAGAAGAACCAAAGTCGCTAAAATACTCAGCTTTACTTACCGTACTCCCATCATCGTGTCCTGCAAGTGGTTTGTTATTTATTAATTCTTGCTTCAAGTTTTCGGAAGTTATGTTTGTTACTTTTTTTCCTTTAATCACTTCGATTGCATCAGTTTGTGTACTTTCTCTTGTTCCTAGAGGGTTTGAAGATTGAAGTGTAACATCATAAACTCCTTCTTGAGTGAATGAAATTTGAGGAGAGATTCCGTTTGCTTGTAAGATTGTATTTCCTTCAATTGTCCAATTAAAATCCACTCCGAAATCTGTTTGAGAGAAAAACTTAGCTTTTTCAGAAAGTAAAATCAAAGGATAATTAATATCAAAATCAACAGTTGGAAGATTTAAATTAGTAGCTTGACGAATACGTAAGTTATCCAAATATAGACCGTTATTATTTGCTCCAATATTTCTGAACTTTACCTGTGCGAAACGAGCATCGTCTTCTACCTCTATATAAAATATGTACGAGTTCCATTGAGCAGGTAGTGGACTAAAAGCTGCTGCTTGATTAATGGCTGTTTTGAGTTCTTCCCCTCCTTGTTTCCAAAGCGTCAAAAATTTATCTCCTCCATCAGTAGCATAAGAGATTTCTAAAGAATCTGAAATTTTGTCTTTATCAAATCCATAAGCAACATCAAAACGAACTTCAAGAACACGGTTAGTTGGGACATTAATAAAAGGCGAGGTAAGTGTTAATTTTGCTTCACAAGAACGATTAGTTTTGTTAGGAGCGTAGATAGAAAACTCACTTGAGCCATAAGAACCTTCTGAAAAAAGTAACCAATTTGTTATATCTGTTCTTTCGAAGCTCCAGCCTTCTTTGGTAAGTCTTCTATCTTCAAAATCTAATAAAGTTTCATTTAAGGCTGCTAGATTATCATTTATTACTTCAATTGCGACTTGTCTAGTAGCTTCTGTTCCATCATTAGACAAAACCTTCAAAGTAGCTACAAAATTTCCTTCTTGTGAGTAAGTAATAGTAGGATTTTGCTCAGTAGAAGATGATGGAGTTCCACCTTCAAATGTCCATTGATAGGCATCTATCTGTTTATTTCCTGTAGCGAGAGATTTATCTGTAAATTTTATTTTTCCTCCTTTGATGACTTTCTGTTTAGAAAATTCAAAGATAGAAAAGATTTTATTTGCTATTGGTTCGGCAACATTCGAAGTCAAAAGCTCTTTTCTGCGAGGAGAAATTTCCAAAACAGCGTGCATACGCTCTACTTGATCAGCTGTAAAAAGTGTCATACACTCATCATCTGTATAATCCATAAAGTTCTGTGTCATTATAATTTTTCCTTCTTCACAAGAAGGTTCGTTTAGATTACAACCTCTTTGATCTTTGGGACTATTGGGAGTATCCTCACAAAAATCATCATTCGAGCATGATTTATTAATTCCCCATGTATGCAGAAGACCAAAAAAATGACCTACCTCGTGAGTGGCAGTACGTCCTCTATTAAATGGTTTGCTTTCAATGAGTTGAGGAGCATTTGGTGTCTTTTCTATTGAACCAAAATTTATGTACCGAACCACAATACCATCTGTATTTGCTTCTCCTTCATCTTCCTTTAGACCACCCAAACCCGATAAGTTAGGAAATTGTGCATAACCAAGGTCATCATATTTTGCTACCCAAATATTAAAATATTGATTTGGATTCCAAACTGTAATAGGTTTTGCATAAGCATCAAAAGTAGGTCTAATCCATTGTTGAAGACAACCTTTTGTACGAGTGATTCCAATTTCTGCTAGAGGATTGCCTTTTGGGTCAATAGTGGCAGGGACAAATTCGATACTCGGATTTGCAGCTACGCTTTTAAAAACATCTACTGTTTCGTCTTTATCAGGATTTGTAAAATTAAAATCTTCATTCAAAACTTCTATTTGTCCATAAATCTGTGCAGCCGAAATATTTGTACCCTCTCCTATCGGCTCTCCATTGTGGATTACATGAACGATGATAGGGATTCTGTAAGTAGATTCTGTTCTTTCTACTTTATGTAATAATGGGTTGTTTTTTCTGTTTTCCTTCTTTTCTTTAATATATTTTTGCAGTATGTTTTCAAAGGCTTCACTTCCTGCTATTTTATTCTGTGAGTGATACGATGAACTAGAAGTAGTACAAGTTCGCTGCGAGAAACCATCAGAATAAGAAAATAGAAATAAACTTATTAGAATAAAATAAAATAAAACGTTAGATAAGAAATTGGTCTTCATTATGGCTATTTTTAGAAATATCAAAATTGTAGCAAAAAAACAGAGTAAACTATCTAGTAAAAGTACAAAAATTGAACTAAAATAAAATACTTCTTTGTGCATTTATTATGAGGACTCGACAAAGTAAGATTTGGTTGCATTTGTTTTTGAAATAAAAAAACTACCCAGTTGTAATTTCTCTAGTTATTATCTTTTTTCATTAGAAGTTAATTATTTTCTGTTCCCAACATCTGACGCATTACTCGCTTTTCAAGGTTCAATAATGAGGTGTCATTTGGAGCGAGTAAAAGAGCTTTTACAACATTTTCGTAGGCTTGTTTTTCTTTATTTCGCTCTAAAAAATAAATAGTCTGATTTTTTATTTTATTGATTTCAATCTTTACATATTCGTCCAAAACTTCAAGGTGAGTTTTGACTAAAGCAGAGTTATATCCAATCGAATCAGCTTGTTTATAATGTTTGTAAGCATCAAGAAACTGCTTTTTCTTAAATGCAGTTTCTCCTTCTTCTACAAGTTGAAAGAATATTTCTTTTTTAGGAATAATATTTTCTATTTCTTTGATTTCTGTATTTACACTTATCGTTTGAGTAGAATCTGCAAAATCTAAAGCAATCGTATAGTTTTTGAGAGCTTCTTCATAATTAGTAGAATTTTTTTGATAATTAGCTGTCTGAAAATAATTTTGAAACTTGAGTAACTTTTCTTTTTCATTCGTTCGAATCAAAGAATCTTGTGCTGTTTCTAAGGCTCGTAACTGAGCATTATTTTTTAAGTTTAGAGAATGCACCCAAAGCCCTAAACCACAAGCAGCCAAAAGTGCAACAACAGCAAGGGTAAGAAAAATACGCAATCTTAAAATCGTTTTTTCTTGTTTTCTTTTTTGTGCATTGACAGACTTTATGCTCTCCGAAATAAATTCTTTTTGAATAGATGTTGGAGTAGGAATTTTATTATGCTTTTTGCATTCTTCTAGCCAGTTTTCTGCAATAGCAAGTTCGTTTCCTCTCAAAAGAAAAGCATAATTTTTTTCGTTAATGTTCCATTCTAATGCTTTTTGCTGATATTTTGAATGTTTTTGTGTGTGTTCTCTATCTATATTTAAGGCTCTCAAAAGCTCTCTAAACTGTTGTCCATTATCAGCTTGAAGGTCATTTTCTAAACTATTTTTAGAAAAGTCTATCCATTGAATATGACTAGGGAAATAATCTGGCATTTCTTTTACTTCTTTCAAACGAACTAAAATAATTCGTTTTCCCATCGAAAGAGCGTGTAAAACTTCATCCTTACAGTAGGGCGAAGAAATAGAAGCA harbors:
- a CDS encoding CHAT domain-containing tetratricopeptide repeat protein, which codes for MKLLISLFLVSFSFSVCYAQNLDKLSYQELDSIGLEYLDDEKYDKAEKYLKASLFKIEEEFGKEDTLYTQVKIHLAYVYLDSYRLQEAKPLFLEARETNKKIVGKTHRKYIHSCYELANFYLESGEYTKAEPLFLEVKNTSENTSKEGGVYLSAMRGLADLYCEQYLYDKAEPIYLNLQAIIEKRVSKNHEWYGMTCEDLANLYSDTERLKESEKLYFEAMRIYEAEFGQKDEGYSSICNNLGNLYTDMKKYDKAEFYFKKAIKIDRKIFGKDSPLYADDLNNLGTLYATQGQLKKAEKLYKNALLIYQKSLGKHHPTCIMTTANLAFLYHKQGLYVKSNLYYKDAMDNNKRQIRLLFPTLSEREKQIYYADVANMFEIFTEFVSEYYPTNKKISQDLFNQQLFTKGIIFSSTQKMKKQILSSGDEELINQYQDWKKQKENYINLLQTPIKERNKAINITELAYQINELEREISKKSESFKQNTNQKEYNWQDVQQNLKENEAVVEIIHLIKYDLEDNPKDTVYVALIVSNETKESPELLVLENGNELENGAFSFYQNNIDFQLEGEESYNQYWKPIQDRLNQLSEKGYSKIYFSPDGVYHKLNLNTLLNPKTNNYLVEEQNLQLITSSRDLIEFKNKESKDTDLDKNFAEYKTFLLGYPTYNLNGTDTLKVNGTDRSLNGLQRVVGAQTVIPVLEGTKVETNEINQLFNQKNISTTLFQNKEATEENIKALQNPTILHIATHGFFIDEIPKSNVKTLQEAQDKTLLENPLLRSGLLLAGCQNPQIGEEDGILSAEEAMNLNLDKTELVVLSACETGLGDIENGEGVYGLQRAFRQAGAKTLLMSLWKVSDEATQLLMVTFYENLLNGKSKREAFKTAQLKLKEKYNEPYYWGAFVMVGE
- the ahcY gene encoding adenosylhomocysteinase, translating into MVETTKATRYKVKDITLAEWGRREMQLAEAEMPGLMALREEYGDSKPLKGARIAGCLHMTIQTAVLIETLTALGAEVTWSSCNIFSTQDQAAAAIAATGVPVFAWKGMNDEEFDWCIEQTLFFGEGEDRKPLNMILDDGGDLTNMVLDRYPELVAGIGGISEETTTGVHRLYERMRKGTLPLPCINVNDSVTKSKFDNKYGCRESCVDAIRRATDVMMAGKVAVVGGYGDVGKGSAASLRGAGARVIVTEVDPICALQAAMDGFEVKKMIDAVKEADIIVTATGNKDILTSDHFLNMKDKAIVCNIGHFDNEIDMAWLNGTYGKSKVEIKPQVDLYTLENDKQVLVLAEGRLVNLGCATGHPSFVMSSSFTNQVLAQLELYTNRDNYKNEVYTLPMHLDEKVARLHLSKLGIELEELSKDQADYIGVTPEGPYKPTYYRY
- a CDS encoding SpoIIE family protein phosphatase, whose protein sequence is MIKQIKQILNWGVKDEQNPVEQRRVRLLNTACWLGIISNIIYAAFFAFLQDYLPVWTNLVAVIILLWLLHLNKKGKHRVATLGFCLDIPIYFVVMALGLGKEIGLELYFIVTAIMPILFFDKWKIIIPLFLMNIVLFLGVKFGYDYIEPYFHPATNYFAEVKLSNRINIFLLLFIIIGSFKEELVAYQKNIEEQGKILKENNEEISTQNRVIEEKSKTLEQTYKHIKDSITYAQRIQNALLGSPTDITNYFSEAFLFFQPKDIVSGDFYWFYQNEKNTVSILVVADCTGHGVPGAFMTVMGANFLDEIVREQETFEPSKILYQLDYKITTALKQIDSKVNDGMDVAVLVLEKDKNEVQFAGAKNPLWIARDDKMIQYKGSKFPIGSGQYKTKKQFDTETISVNKGDILYLFSDGFQDQFGGSNNRKYLKKRFREFLLSISSQTTQIQHKKLDEEINTWKENTSQTDDICVAGIRVV
- a CDS encoding STAS/SEC14 domain-containing protein, which translates into the protein MMPFYESPDKSITSFVNNKEEYIVIKMEGDINEEEYKEVFLLLLDSEKTHGYTKVLFNQENVGAVSSKSRAWLVLKFMPMLQKELGTNFEVAVIKSSTTFQRIAAQVLLKSLMAINNKFKIGYFEERAVAKEWLLSKKK